Proteins encoded together in one bacterium window:
- a CDS encoding sulfurtransferase, translated as MPQVTPSPKILEKGYAYPEMLVTTDWVAEHLNDPKIRILESNEDILLYDLGHIPGALKIDWHTDLQDPLMRDYLDSAAFAGLMTSLGIANDTTVVFYGDKNNWWACYALWVFRLFKHPDCRVVDGGRKKWEAERRPLVKETPSYPKTQYKAPERQDPPIRAFREDVLSHIKAKKLLIDVRSPQEYRGELLHMPDYPQEGALRGGHVPGAKNVPWARAANEDGTFKTAAELRAIYESEAGLRPKDEVIAYCRIGERSSHTWFALTYLLGYERVRNYDGSWTEWGNVVRAPIEK; from the coding sequence ATGCCACAGGTCACACCGAGCCCGAAGATCCTCGAGAAGGGGTACGCGTATCCCGAGATGCTGGTCACCACCGACTGGGTGGCGGAACATCTAAACGACCCCAAGATCCGGATCCTGGAATCCAACGAGGACATCCTACTCTACGACCTCGGGCACATCCCAGGCGCGCTGAAGATCGACTGGCACACGGATCTCCAGGACCCGCTCATGCGCGACTACCTGGATTCGGCCGCGTTCGCCGGCCTCATGACGAGTCTTGGCATCGCCAACGACACGACGGTGGTCTTCTACGGGGACAAGAACAACTGGTGGGCGTGCTACGCCCTCTGGGTGTTCAGACTATTCAAACACCCGGACTGCCGGGTAGTGGACGGCGGCCGAAAGAAGTGGGAGGCGGAGCGGCGGCCACTCGTCAAGGAGACCCCCTCGTACCCGAAGACTCAGTACAAGGCGCCCGAGCGGCAGGATCCACCGATCCGCGCGTTTCGAGAGGACGTGCTCAGCCATATCAAAGCCAAGAAGCTGCTGATTGACGTCCGGTCGCCGCAGGAGTACCGCGGCGAGTTGCTCCACATGCCGGACTACCCTCAGGAGGGGGCGCTGCGCGGAGGCCACGTGCCGGGGGCGAAGAACGTGCCGTGGGCGCGCGCCGCTAACGAGGACGGCACCTTCAAGACCGCGGCTGAACTGCGGGCGATCTACGAGAGCGAGGCGGGTCTCCGCCCGAAGGACGAGGTCATCGCGTACTGCCGGATCGGCGAGCGCAGCAGCCACACATGGTTTGCGCTGACGTACCTGCTCGGCTACGAACGTGTCCGCAACTACGACGGCTCCTGGACCGAGTGGGGGAACGTGGTCCGCGCGCCCATCGAGAAGTAA
- a CDS encoding rod shape-determining protein, whose protein sequence is MVTVRGVLGRLTRELGIDLGTANTLVYLGGEGIVVQEPSVIAHRTDRKGVLAVGDEAKRMIGRTPAEIVATRPLRHGVIADFDITASMLSYFIRRGLTGRPSRRPRVIVGIPYGVTEVEKRAVLDATFQAGAREAYLIEQPLAATIGAGLPVSEPVGSMVVDIGGGTTEVAVIALGGIVTGCSIRVAGDELDEAIIQYVRRAYNLLIGERTAEEIKIAIGSAYPTHEEQTFKAGGRDLVSGLPRTLLLTSGEIREAITQPVQTILETVRTTLERTPPELAADIIGRGVLLTGGGSLLRDLATLLADHLEVPVRPTDDPLCDVVTGTGRALEQMETLRRVLLTGKQR, encoded by the coding sequence ATGGTAACCGTTCGGGGGGTCCTCGGGCGTCTCACCCGAGAATTGGGCATCGATCTTGGTACCGCCAACACCCTCGTTTACCTGGGTGGAGAGGGTATCGTCGTGCAAGAACCGTCCGTCATCGCCCACCGGACCGATCGCAAGGGCGTCCTGGCGGTCGGCGACGAGGCGAAACGCATGATTGGCCGGACGCCGGCTGAGATCGTGGCGACGCGGCCGCTCCGGCATGGGGTCATCGCCGATTTTGACATCACCGCCTCGATGCTTTCCTACTTCATCCGGCGCGGGCTCACGGGACGGCCATCCCGACGGCCTCGGGTCATCGTCGGGATCCCCTATGGGGTCACGGAGGTTGAGAAGCGCGCCGTGCTCGACGCGACGTTCCAAGCGGGCGCCCGCGAAGCGTACCTCATCGAGCAACCGCTGGCGGCCACGATCGGTGCCGGGCTTCCCGTGTCGGAGCCGGTGGGAAGCATGGTGGTGGACATTGGGGGCGGGACGACCGAGGTCGCCGTGATCGCCCTCGGCGGGATCGTCACCGGTTGCAGCATCCGCGTGGCGGGCGACGAGCTGGACGAGGCCATCATCCAGTATGTCCGCCGGGCGTACAACCTTCTGATCGGCGAGCGTACCGCCGAGGAGATCAAGATCGCGATCGGGTCCGCCTATCCCACGCACGAGGAGCAGACGTTCAAGGCAGGCGGCCGCGATCTCGTCTCGGGGTTGCCGCGCACGCTCCTGCTGACGAGCGGGGAGATCCGCGAGGCGATCACCCAACCGGTGCAAACGATCCTCGAGACCGTCCGCACGACCTTGGAGCGGACGCCGCCCGAGCTCGCCGCGGACATCATCGGGCGGGGCGTGCTGCTGACGGGGGGCGGGTCGTTGCTCCGCGATCTCGCCACCCTGCTCGCCGATCACCTCGAGGTTCCCGTCCGGCCCACCGACGACCCGCTCTGCGACGTCGTCACCGGGACCGGTCGGGCGCTTGAGCAAATGGAGACGCTGCGAAGGGTGCTCCTGACCGGCAAGCAGCGCTAA
- a CDS encoding sensor domain-containing diguanylate cyclase: MIPPTHRRGATDALSMLATLTQGLTAAFDITQVVDWTLKALRENAGFDSCTIALLDADHPEILTIVAGAGLASVSRGLSLPRPQGFNWMALMARRALYIPDTHRDGRHFQCCEDIRSSMHVPLIADGEAVGSLAAHGSTVDAFTPNDRALLDVVGQYLAGVLAIARLQDRLQKLADTDPLTGLPNRRRFLSELEREISRSRRTAAPLTVALLDLDGFKSINDVYGHAAGDSALMQVARTLRQRLRASDVLARFGGDEFAMLFPETGPRGPAVLQRLAPIVVTVDPVDTLRSLGVSWGAASSPLDGPSAEALLSTADARLYGMKRARKRSGPDLRK, translated from the coding sequence GTGATCCCACCAACCCACCGGCGCGGGGCTACCGACGCGCTCAGCATGTTGGCGACGCTGACTCAGGGGCTCACCGCCGCTTTCGATATCACGCAAGTCGTGGACTGGACGCTGAAAGCCCTGCGCGAGAATGCTGGATTCGACTCGTGCACGATCGCGCTGCTCGACGCGGACCACCCAGAGATCCTGACGATCGTGGCGGGGGCAGGACTCGCCAGCGTGTCCCGCGGCTTGTCCCTTCCGCGCCCTCAGGGGTTCAACTGGATGGCCCTGATGGCGAGACGTGCCCTGTATATTCCCGATACCCATCGCGACGGACGCCATTTCCAGTGTTGCGAGGATATCCGTTCGTCAATGCATGTCCCTTTGATCGCCGATGGAGAAGCGGTTGGATCCCTCGCCGCCCACGGGAGCACTGTCGACGCCTTTACGCCAAACGATCGAGCGCTCCTCGACGTTGTCGGGCAGTATCTGGCTGGTGTTCTCGCCATTGCCCGGCTGCAAGATCGCCTTCAAAAGTTAGCAGATACCGATCCGCTCACGGGATTGCCGAACCGACGCCGCTTTCTCTCTGAGCTGGAGCGGGAGATCTCGCGCTCTCGCAGAACAGCCGCCCCGCTGACCGTAGCCTTGCTCGACCTGGATGGGTTCAAATCGATCAATGATGTCTATGGTCACGCGGCTGGAGACTCCGCACTCATGCAGGTGGCGCGGACCTTACGCCAGCGCCTGCGTGCCTCGGATGTGTTGGCGCGATTTGGAGGCGATGAGTTCGCGATGCTGTTCCCCGAGACTGGACCGAGGGGGCCTGCCGTGCTCCAGCGCCTCGCTCCGATCGTGGTCACTGTCGATCCGGTTGACACGCTTCGTTCGCTCGGGGTGTCGTGGGGAGCCGCATCGAGCCCCTTGGACGGGCCCAGTGCCGAGGCACTGCTTTCGACCGCCGATGCACGCCTGTATGGAATGAAGCGCGCGCGCAAGAGGTCTGGGCCGGATCTACGGAAGTGA
- a CDS encoding alpha/beta hydrolase: MRDTTLSRRHMLYAGLALTVGAVFAVPRKAGAAERSRSGPEPTSWVDSAMPEVTHRMIETNGIRLHVAEQGEGPLIILCHGFPECWYSWRHQLRALAKAGFRAVAPDLRGYGRSDRPKEVERYTILHDIGDIVGVVDALGAQEAVIAGHDVGATIAWQAALLRPDRFRAVIALSVPFRPRGFGGSVPPTTLMPRNENAVFYQLFFQTPEAEAALGRDMRRTFRSQFYSLSGDRPPSAGGGFAGGMVPRKGPSLTDPARLPAWITESDIDVYVAEFTRSGFRGPLAWYRNVDRSWEMLAPFAGAAVTVPAL, from the coding sequence ATGCGCGACACGACGCTTTCCCGACGCCACATGCTCTACGCGGGGCTCGCGCTTACCGTCGGCGCTGTTTTCGCGGTGCCGCGTAAGGCGGGTGCCGCTGAGCGCAGCCGGTCCGGCCCAGAGCCGACATCTTGGGTGGATTCGGCGATGCCCGAGGTGACGCATCGCATGATCGAGACGAACGGCATCCGCTTGCACGTAGCCGAGCAGGGTGAAGGTCCGCTCATCATCTTGTGCCACGGCTTTCCCGAATGTTGGTATTCCTGGCGGCATCAGCTCCGGGCGTTGGCGAAGGCTGGGTTCCGTGCGGTAGCCCCCGACTTGCGTGGCTATGGGCGAAGCGACCGCCCGAAGGAGGTGGAGAGGTATACGATTCTCCATGACATCGGCGACATCGTGGGTGTCGTCGACGCGTTGGGTGCCCAGGAGGCGGTGATCGCCGGCCACGACGTCGGCGCCACGATAGCGTGGCAAGCGGCGCTTCTGCGCCCCGACCGTTTCCGTGCAGTGATCGCGCTTAGCGTGCCGTTCCGACCGCGCGGGTTTGGCGGCTCGGTGCCGCCGACCACGCTCATGCCGCGGAACGAGAATGCGGTGTTCTACCAGCTCTTCTTCCAGACCCCCGAAGCTGAGGCGGCGCTCGGGCGCGACATGCGCCGCACGTTCCGTTCCCAGTTCTACTCGCTTTCGGGCGACAGGCCGCCGTCTGCGGGCGGAGGGTTTGCTGGCGGGATGGTGCCCCGGAAGGGTCCTTCCTTAACCGATCCAGCGCGCTTGCCGGCTTGGATCACGGAGTCCGACATCGATGTTTACGTCGCGGAATTCACGCGGAGCGGATTCCGCGGTCCCCTCGCCTGGTACCGCAATGTCGATCGCAGCTGGGAGATGTTGGCTCCCTTTGCCGGAGCGGCGGTGACCGTTCCGGCGCTCTAG
- a CDS encoding iron-sulfur cluster assembly scaffold protein, translated as MSQRDRQEQIELLLDHYQSPRHRGALPDSDVAMPGGNPGCGDVVTIYLKGDPDHERIADVTFEGEGCTISQAGASMVMEMVHEGRLTIPQVLALDYNAMIDVLGREVVATRPRCATLALGTLKAAVKRYLWEHGKVPGERPSGVGDPEARDLVFGDGAERAAKT; from the coding sequence GTGTCCCAGCGAGACAGGCAGGAGCAGATCGAGCTCCTGCTCGACCACTACCAATCCCCGCGCCACCGCGGAGCGCTTCCGGACTCCGACGTGGCCATGCCGGGCGGGAACCCAGGCTGCGGCGATGTGGTCACGATTTACCTCAAGGGCGATCCTGATCACGAGCGCATCGCGGATGTGACGTTCGAAGGCGAAGGCTGCACTATCAGTCAGGCCGGCGCCTCGATGGTCATGGAGATGGTGCACGAGGGCCGGCTAACCATTCCACAGGTGCTCGCCCTGGACTACAACGCCATGATCGACGTCCTGGGCCGGGAGGTCGTGGCGACCCGGCCCAGGTGCGCCACGCTCGCGCTCGGAACGCTCAAAGCCGCCGTGAAGAGGTACCTGTGGGAGCACGGGAAGGTACCCGGCGAACGGCCCTCCGGCGTCGGAGACCCGGAGGCCCGGGACCTGGTGTTCGGCGACGGCGCCGAGCGGGCCGCAAAAACGTGA
- the sufB gene encoding Fe-S cluster assembly protein SufB, protein MAVTNPLGIDLDQYQYGFHDSEDAYAFKSRKGLDREIVEMISHMKSEPNWMRALRLHSLGVWEKKPLPTWGGNVGEIDFNDIYYYVRPMENQGKTWEDVPENIKRTFDRLGIPEAEKKYLAGVGAQYESEVVYHSLREEWTKQGVVFLDMDSALREHPDIVKEYFGTVIPPEDNKFAALNSAVWSGGSFVYVPEGVHMDIPLQAYFRINAENMGQFERTLIIAERGSYVHYVEGCTAPIYSSDSLHSAVVEIIVKEGARVRYTTIQNWSKNVYNLVTKRAVAYRDATMEWVDGNLGSKLTMKYPSVYMLEPGAKAEILSIAFAGEGQHQDPGGKVIHAAPHTQSSIVSKSISKSGGRAGYRGLVKIYPGAKGSKCAVRCDALILDEHSRSDTYPTMEIDEDDVEVTHEATVSKVSDEQLFYLMSRGINQDEAMSMIVRGFIEPISRELPMEYSVELNRLIQLEMEGSVG, encoded by the coding sequence ATGGCAGTGACGAACCCGCTCGGGATCGATCTCGACCAGTACCAGTACGGGTTCCACGATTCGGAGGATGCATACGCGTTCAAGTCCCGGAAGGGCCTGGACCGCGAGATCGTGGAGATGATCTCGCACATGAAGAGCGAGCCCAACTGGATGCGGGCCTTGCGGCTCCACTCGCTCGGGGTGTGGGAGAAGAAGCCGCTCCCGACCTGGGGCGGCAACGTGGGCGAGATCGATTTCAACGATATCTACTACTACGTCAGGCCCATGGAGAATCAAGGCAAGACCTGGGAGGACGTTCCCGAGAACATCAAGCGGACCTTCGACCGGCTGGGGATCCCCGAGGCGGAAAAGAAGTACCTGGCCGGCGTGGGCGCCCAGTACGAGAGTGAGGTCGTTTATCACAGCCTGCGCGAGGAGTGGACGAAGCAGGGCGTGGTCTTCCTGGACATGGACTCCGCGTTGCGAGAACATCCGGACATCGTCAAGGAGTACTTCGGGACGGTCATCCCGCCTGAGGACAACAAGTTCGCGGCCCTCAACAGTGCTGTGTGGAGCGGCGGGTCGTTCGTCTACGTTCCGGAGGGCGTGCACATGGACATTCCGCTGCAAGCGTACTTCCGGATCAACGCCGAAAACATGGGCCAGTTCGAGCGGACCCTGATCATCGCTGAGCGGGGTTCCTACGTCCACTACGTAGAAGGGTGTACCGCCCCGATCTACTCGAGCGACTCGCTGCACAGCGCCGTCGTCGAGATCATCGTCAAAGAGGGCGCCCGGGTCCGGTACACGACGATCCAGAACTGGTCCAAGAACGTCTACAACCTTGTCACCAAGCGGGCGGTGGCCTATCGCGACGCCACGATGGAGTGGGTGGACGGGAACCTCGGCAGCAAGCTGACGATGAAGTACCCGAGCGTCTATATGCTGGAGCCGGGGGCCAAGGCCGAGATCCTCTCGATCGCCTTCGCCGGCGAAGGGCAGCACCAGGATCCGGGCGGTAAGGTGATCCACGCGGCGCCGCACACCCAGTCGTCCATCGTGAGCAAGTCGATCAGCAAGTCCGGAGGCCGGGCCGGCTACCGAGGCTTGGTCAAGATCTACCCCGGCGCCAAGGGCAGCAAGTGCGCGGTCCGGTGCGACGCGCTCATCCTGGACGAGCACTCCCGGTCGGACACGTACCCGACGATGGAGATCGACGAGGACGACGTCGAGGTTACCCACGAGGCGACGGTCTCCAAGGTCTCCGACGAGCAGCTGTTCTACCTGATGAGCCGCGGGATCAACCAAGACGAGGCCATGAGCATGATCGTCCGCGGGTTTATCGAGCCGATCTCCCGGGAGCTGCCGATGGAGTACAGCGTGGAGCTGAACCGGCTGATCCAACTTGAGATGGAGGGGTCGGTCGGCTAA
- a CDS encoding NifU family protein: MEQHTGQVATEASGLHARVETVLEQIRPYVQQDGGDLELVDIVDGIVQIRLAGSCVGCMHSMMTLQAGVERMLKEQVPEIKAVEAAPF, from the coding sequence ATGGAACAGCACACCGGGCAAGTGGCAACTGAGGCATCCGGCCTTCACGCCCGCGTCGAGACGGTACTCGAGCAGATCCGCCCGTACGTGCAGCAGGACGGCGGGGATCTGGAGCTCGTGGACATCGTGGACGGCATCGTGCAGATCCGGCTCGCGGGGTCGTGCGTCGGTTGCATGCACTCGATGATGACCCTCCAGGCCGGCGTCGAGCGGATGCTCAAGGAGCAGGTCCCGGAGATCAAGGCGGTCGAAGCTGCTCCGTTCTAA
- the ltrA gene encoding group II intron reverse transcriptase/maturase: protein MSTQLERIAAKARADRKLCFTALAHHLTPEFLVETWGLMNRRGASGIDGETAREFEQDLNHRVIELVARLKAGRYQAPPVRRVEISKPGGQGTRTLGIPTAEDRLLQRAVARILEAIYEADFLEVSYGYRPGRSPHHALRALRDHIIGGRVNYVYEADIRGFFDHLNHEWLQRMLQLRIGDPVLLRLIGKWLRAGAMVNGVVVRTEEGVAQGGPISPVLANIYLHYALDLWFERVFKRRCRGEACLVRFADDYVACFQHRQEAEGFDVALVERLEKFHLTLAEGKTRLIVFGRFARETTERLGKIPGRFDFLGFTHVCGRDRKGRFAVIRIPSRKSCRRFLDRAQAWLMGHIHWKRPDQQKHLAMMLQGLYRYFSLAHSQAKLNWVRHEVELQWIRTLRRQGQRRRLRWDILCRSSWFVLPPVPRTLHPTV, encoded by the coding sequence ATGTCAACACAACTGGAGCGGATCGCAGCGAAAGCTCGGGCCGACCGGAAGCTGTGCTTCACGGCGCTGGCCCACCATCTGACGCCAGAGTTTCTGGTGGAGACATGGGGGCTCATGAATCGCCGTGGAGCCAGCGGCATCGACGGGGAAACGGCGCGAGAGTTCGAACAGGACTTGAACCACCGGGTGATCGAGCTGGTAGCGCGGCTCAAAGCAGGGAGGTATCAAGCTCCTCCCGTCCGCCGTGTGGAGATCTCGAAGCCGGGCGGGCAAGGTACCAGGACGCTCGGAATTCCCACAGCGGAAGACCGGCTGCTGCAGCGAGCCGTCGCACGAATCCTGGAAGCGATCTACGAGGCGGACTTCCTGGAGGTCTCCTACGGGTACCGTCCCGGACGGAGTCCGCACCACGCGCTCCGTGCATTACGGGACCACATCATCGGAGGGCGGGTGAACTACGTCTATGAGGCCGATATCCGCGGGTTCTTTGACCATCTCAACCACGAGTGGCTACAAAGGATGCTGCAACTCCGCATCGGTGACCCGGTCCTTTTGCGATTGATCGGGAAGTGGCTGCGGGCAGGCGCAATGGTCAACGGCGTGGTCGTGCGGACAGAGGAGGGGGTGGCGCAAGGGGGTCCGATTTCCCCCGTGCTCGCGAACATCTACCTTCACTACGCCCTCGACCTGTGGTTCGAGCGGGTCTTCAAGCGGCGGTGCCGTGGTGAGGCCTGCTTGGTCCGCTTCGCCGACGACTATGTGGCCTGTTTCCAGCACCGGCAAGAGGCGGAGGGCTTCGACGTCGCCCTCGTGGAGAGACTGGAGAAGTTCCATCTCACGCTCGCTGAAGGGAAGACACGGCTGATTGTCTTCGGTCGCTTTGCGCGCGAGACAACAGAGCGCTTAGGGAAGATTCCTGGGCGATTTGATTTTCTCGGGTTCACACACGTCTGCGGGAGGGACCGCAAGGGTCGGTTTGCGGTGATTCGAATTCCGTCCCGGAAGAGCTGCCGAAGGTTCCTGGACCGCGCGCAGGCCTGGCTCATGGGGCACATCCACTGGAAGCGTCCGGACCAACAGAAGCACCTGGCCATGATGTTGCAGGGGCTCTACCGGTACTTCAGCCTTGCACACAGCCAGGCAAAGCTGAACTGGGTGCGGCACGAGGTCGAACTTCAGTGGATACGAACGCTGCGCCGGCAAGGGCAACGGCGGCGTCTACGCTGGGACATCCTCTGTCGCAGTTCGTGGTTCGTTCTCCCGCCCGTGCCTCGCACCCTGCATCCGACGGTGTGA
- a CDS encoding IS110 family transposase, giving the protein MVHVVVPGRSEARTFGTTTRELLTLLEWVEALQITHVAMESTGVYGKPLYNLLETTGMTVYVVNAAHMKAVPGRKTDVQDAEWICDLMRHGLLRASLIPSRPQRELRELVRYRISLVSERTAEANRIPKVLEGGNIKLGSVVSDILGKSGRAMLEALAAGQRSPEDIATLADVRVRATREDVADALRGRLTPHQHLMLRLQLDHVRYLDQQIEAVEGEVTTRLAPFAVQMTQLDTIPGVSERVAEVMLAEVGPDMTRFPSAAHLTSWGGMCPGSNESAGKRRGARTRKGSPTLRRTLTEAGQAAGRTKNTYLGAVYRRIAARRGKKRAAIAVGRRILEIAYYVLRDGVAYEELGANYYDEHKKDAVVRSAVKRLERLGYKVTVEAA; this is encoded by the coding sequence GTGGTGCATGTAGTGGTCCCGGGGCGGAGCGAGGCCCGGACCTTTGGGACGACGACACGGGAACTGCTGACGCTGCTGGAGTGGGTGGAGGCGTTGCAGATTACGCATGTGGCGATGGAGAGCACCGGCGTCTACGGGAAGCCGCTCTATAACCTGCTGGAGACGACGGGCATGACGGTGTACGTCGTGAATGCGGCGCATATGAAAGCCGTCCCCGGGCGGAAGACCGATGTGCAAGACGCCGAATGGATTTGCGATCTGATGCGCCATGGGCTGTTGCGGGCCAGCCTGATTCCGTCGCGGCCGCAGCGGGAGCTTCGGGAGCTGGTCCGGTACCGCATCTCCTTGGTGAGCGAACGGACGGCCGAAGCCAACCGCATCCCAAAAGTGCTCGAAGGCGGGAACATCAAACTCGGATCGGTCGTCAGCGACATCTTGGGCAAGAGTGGCCGCGCGATGTTGGAGGCGCTGGCGGCAGGCCAGCGGAGTCCGGAAGACATCGCGACGCTGGCGGACGTCCGGGTCCGGGCCACGCGCGAGGACGTGGCGGACGCCCTGCGGGGGCGGCTGACACCGCATCAGCACCTGATGCTGCGACTGCAACTGGACCACGTGCGCTACTTGGACCAACAAATCGAGGCCGTGGAAGGCGAGGTGACGACCCGGCTGGCCCCTTTTGCCGTCCAGATGACCCAGCTGGACACGATTCCCGGGGTCAGTGAACGGGTGGCCGAAGTGATGCTGGCCGAGGTCGGCCCTGACATGACGCGCTTTCCGAGCGCCGCGCATCTCACGTCCTGGGGTGGGATGTGTCCCGGGAGTAACGAGAGCGCGGGGAAACGGCGCGGCGCGCGCACCCGTAAAGGAAGCCCCACGCTCCGCCGCACGCTGACGGAAGCCGGCCAGGCGGCGGGGCGAACCAAAAACACTTACCTCGGTGCCGTCTACCGCCGCATTGCCGCCCGCCGAGGGAAAAAGCGAGCCGCCATCGCGGTCGGCCGTCGGATTCTGGAAATCGCCTATTATGTCTTACGGGATGGCGTCGCCTACGAAGAGCTGGGCGCCAATTACTACGACGAGCACAAAAAGGATGCGGTGGTCCGGAGTGCGGTCAAACGTCTGGAACGACTCGGCTACAAGGTCACTGTTGAAGCGGCCTAA
- a CDS encoding alpha/beta hydrolase has product MAGDRDVIVAAFQQFIAKQSILVPKLRPTIMLPGCGHWTQQERAPEVSAAMIDFLRSS; this is encoded by the coding sequence ATGGCGGGCGACCGCGACGTCATTGTCGCCGCGTTTCAACAGTTCATTGCCAAGCAGTCGATACTCGTTCCCAAGCTCCGGCCAACGATTATGCTGCCGGGCTGCGGTCACTGGACCCAACAAGAACGTGCGCCGGAGGTCAGCGCTGCCATGATCGACTTCCTTCGAAGCTCATAG
- a CDS encoding reverse transcriptase domain-containing protein — translation MPNSRVRRPRTPRTVTITFVGGARGVPAPTAPGGPQGRCLCAPARASRLHSQPDGRRRGLAIPAVRDRVAAQAMRLRLEPHFEPRFAETSYGFRPGRSAHQAIGDVMASLQHGDEWIVEIDIERFFDTASHDRLLAAVAEVVADGRILRLVQAFLQAGVMEEGKKRTLVAGTPKGGVLSPLLSNAFLNTFEHQMLAAGRRAIEPQPPDRFDPLPQSISGSYCWPQAASRHAGSVEPWQPRSHPQVARFESDMPQGRGIQGLPHCIFHVCDAM, via the coding sequence ATGCCCAATTCTCGGGTGAGACGCCCGAGGACCCCCCGAACGGTTACCATCACGTTCGTGGGAGGAGCTCGGGGAGTTCCTGCGCCGACAGCTCCAGGCGGCCCTCAAGGACGATGCCTATGTGCTCCAGCCAGGGCGTCGCGTCTACATTCTCAACCCGATGGACGTCGTCGCGGCCTCGCGATCCCTGCTGTACGCGATCGCGTAGCGGCGCAGGCGATGCGTCTGCGGCTGGAACCGCACTTTGAGCCGCGGTTTGCGGAGACCAGTTACGGGTTTCGTCCAGGACGGTCAGCGCATCAGGCCATTGGCGATGTGATGGCAAGCCTGCAGCACGGGGACGAGTGGATTGTCGAAATCGATATTGAACGGTTTTTCGACACCGCGTCCCATGACCGGCTGCTGGCCGCAGTTGCCGAGGTGGTGGCGGATGGGCGGATTCTCCGGCTAGTGCAGGCGTTTCTCCAGGCCGGAGTGATGGAGGAGGGCAAGAAGCGTACCCTGGTAGCGGGAACCCCGAAAGGGGGTGTGCTTTCGCCGCTGCTCAGCAATGCGTTTCTGAACACCTTCGAGCATCAGATGCTCGCGGCAGGTCGTCGCGCAATTGAGCCACAGCCACCAGATCGCTTCGACCCGCTCCCGCAGTCGATTTCCGGCTCTTATTGCTGGCCACAGGCAGCCAGCCGACACGCTGGTTCTGTGGAACCATGGCAGCCTCGCTCGCACCCGCAGGTTGCCCGATTCGAGTCCGATATGCCTCAGGGCCGAGGGATTCAGGGCCTCCCGCATTGCATTTTTCATGTCTGTGACGCTATGTGA
- the erpA gene encoding iron-sulfur cluster insertion protein ErpA yields the protein MSVEVGRPTINVTDSAVAKLKEMLAEQDDPNLCFRVFIQPGGCDGYSYRMTFDSREADDEVVERGGVRLLVDKMSARLLGGAEIDYVSSATATGFAIRNPNAVSTCGCGHSFKTVEDAGHAEPCGEEDNA from the coding sequence GTGTCCGTAGAGGTAGGGCGTCCGACGATCAACGTCACCGATAGCGCGGTCGCCAAGCTGAAGGAGATGCTCGCGGAGCAGGACGACCCCAACCTCTGCTTCCGGGTCTTCATCCAGCCGGGCGGATGCGATGGGTATTCCTACAGGATGACGTTCGACTCTCGCGAAGCAGACGACGAGGTCGTCGAGCGGGGCGGGGTGCGGCTTCTCGTTGACAAGATGAGTGCGCGGCTGCTGGGCGGGGCGGAGATCGACTACGTGAGTTCGGCCACCGCCACTGGGTTTGCGATCCGCAATCCCAACGCGGTCTCTACCTGCGGGTGCGGACACTCCTTTAAGACCGTGGAGGATGCCGGGCACGCCGAGCCCTGCGGCGAAGAGGATAACGCCTAG